The sequence ACCCCGCTTGCGGCCGCGGCACATCAGGTTGGTCATGGCGCCGAGCGACAGCTTGCGGGCTTCGTCGCTGACTTCGCCAGCGGCGGCAGGGGCGAAGAGCTGGGCTTCGTCGACGACGACGAGCACGGGATACCAGTGGTCGCGCTCGGCATCGAACATGCCACCGAGGAAAGCGGCGGCGGCGCGCATCTGCTGCTCGACATCGAGGCCTTCCAGATTGAGCACGACGGAGACGCGATGCTGGCGGACGCGGGCGGCGATGCGGGTAAGCTCGGCCTCGGTGCGCGTGGCGTCGACGACGGTATGGCCGAACTTGTCGGCAAGCGTGGTGAAATCGCCCTCGGGGTCGATGATGCATTGCTGCACCCAAGGGGCGGATTGCTCGAGCAGGCGGCGCAGCAGGTGCGATTTGCCGGAGCCGGAATTGCCCTGGACGAGGAGACGGGTGGCCAGCAATTCCTCGAGGTCGAGCGTGGCGGGCGTGGTGCCGCCGCTCATGCCCATGTCGATTGCTACCTTCATTCGGTCTCCGGGAGGCGATCCCGGTCGAAGCGGGCATCACGCGAGTCTGGAACTGGGGAACAGATTTAGCATCGGCCGTCGCGATTCGGGGAAATCACGATGGAGGAAGTCACAGGGAAGGGCGGCGCGGAAGTTGCAGTCGTCACCCTCCCCCTTGTGGGGAGGGCCCTGTGGGTGGGGTGCTTTTACAAATCCCGCAGCAGTCTTGCCGGCCGTGCCGAGGCGGCGCGCAGGATGGTCATGGCACCCAGGCAGGCGGTGATGGCGATGGCGACCAGGAGGACGATGGCCAGGGAGTCGCTGTTGAGGGTGAAGTCGACATTGAGCATGAGCATGCTGATCAGCCAGCCCAGGCCGATGCCCAGCACGATGGCGGGCAGGGCGGCCAGGGTTGCCAGAACCAGATATTGCATGAAGGCGGTGGCCATCAGTTCGAGGCGAGTGGCACCCAGTACCTTTGATATCACCGTGTCGGCCTCGCGCTGGCGGCGGCCGGTGGCGAGGCTGCCGACCAGAACGAGCAGCCCGTTGCCGACGGCCAGGCCACCCACCAGGACTGCGGCGAAGGAAAGTTGGCCGAGCGCATCGGTGATCTGCTTGAGCGTATCGCCGATCTCGATAAAGCGGACATCGGGGAAATCGGCGGCGAGCTGGCGCTCGACGGCCTCCTCGCGACCCGGCAGGGCGGTGACAGCCGCAAACAGCGTGGTCGGATAGGCATCGATGACGCCGGGGGAGAAGGTGGCGAGGAAGTCGATGCCCCCCTGCCAGGAATAATCGCGGAAACTGGCTATCGTGGCGGTGATCGGTTCGCCGAAAATGGTGAAGGTGAGCGTGTCACCCAGGTCGACGCCGAGGCCTGAACGCAGGCTCTGGTGGAGGGACACCAGAGCCGGGCCGGCATAGTCGGCAGGCCACCACTCGCCCGAGGTGATGCGCGAGGAGGCGGGGAGCTGCGTACGATAGGTAAGTGGCACTTCGCCGGCGAGGAGGAAGGTGGCTTCGGGGCCGCGGGTGCGGACCGTTTCAGCGGGTTGGCCGGCTATTTCGGTCAAGGCGCCACGCAGCATGGGCGTGGCGACGAAGCGGGGGATATCGGTACCCGGGCCGGCGACAGCGGCCAGGGCGTCCACTTCATCGGGGAAGAGGTCGGAGGCGACCAGGGTCGGGACGTCGAAGGCGGAGGCGCCGAGGAATTCCTGGCGCAGGTTGGTCTGGAGCACCAGGACGACGATCAGCATGGCCAGGGCCATGCCGGCGGAGACCACGACCGAGGCGGCATTCTGGCCGGAGCCGGAAATGGCGCGCAAGGCGTGGCGCGGAATGCGGGCGCGCGGTTCGGGCAGCCGGCTCAGGCCGAACTGGATGACGCGGATGAACAGCTGGAAGAGGATGGCCGAAACGCCGCTGGCGAGGCCGAAGGCGGCTACCAGTACGGCATCACCCGTCATCAGCCAGGCCAGTACGAAAAAGGCGATGGCAGCGGCGATGAGCGGCAGGACCTGCCAGGAGAGCAGCAGAGCGCGCCAGTCGATGGGTGGGGCCGAAAGGCCCTTGGAGCGGAACAGCAGCACGGGGCGGATGGTCTGGGCCTGCTGCAGCGGCAGGTAGGCAAAGGCGAAGGCAGTGACGAAACCGGCGCCCGCCGCCACCAGCAGCGGCTGGATATGCAGCGTGGCGGCCAGATCGATACCCACGGCGCGGCCGATGATGGGCAGGACGGCAAAAGCGGCTCCACCGCCGATAAGGAGGCCAATGCCGACGCCCACCGCGGCGAGGGCTGCGACCTGGGCGAAGAAGTGGATGAAGATGCGCGCGCGGCTGGCGCCCATGGAGCGCAGCACGGCGATGACGCTGGCGCGCTCGGCGATATAGGCCTGCATGCCGGTCCAGACGCTGACGCCGCCAATGAGCAGCGAGCCCAGGCCGACAATGACGAGGAAGCGCATGAAGAGGTCGTAGTAGCGCACCATCTGCCCGAGGCCATCGCGGGCCGAGCGCACGGTCCAGCCGCTATCGGCAAAGGCGGTTTCCAGCGCAGCCTTCCCGGCTTCGGCATCGCGATCATTGAGCAGGAGCTTGTAGCGATACCAGGAGCCCAGACCCGGCAGGGGCGATGTGCGGTCGGAAACGGAGGCGAAGCCGGCATCGGTCACGATGGCGGTGAGGCCGAGGCGGAAGCCGCGCACGGGGCCATCGGGCAGCTTGGTCAAGGTGCCGCGCACCTGGAATTCGGTGCCGCCCAGGCCGAAGCTGTCGCCGATAGCCAGGCCCAGCTGATCGAGCAGCACCGGGTCGAGGAGCGCGCCATGGATATCCTCGACCGGGGCGAGGAACTGGTGGACGGATTGACCTGAAGGCAATTGCGGGCTCACCACCTGGCCGAGCAGGGGATAGGTGGGGCCGATGGCGGTGAGGTCGACGAAGGCGTCGCCGCTGGCCGATTCCGCGCGCAGGTTGGTGTCGACAATGGTGGAGACGGTGCCGAACGTGTCCATGCTGGCGCGTTCGGCATCGGTGGCGAGCCGATCGGCGCGGGACAGTTCGACATCGCCGCCCATCAGTTCGGCGGCCCCGTCGTCGATGGCGCGGGTGATGCTCGAGCCGACCGAGTTGACGCCCGAGATCAACGCGGTGCCCACGGCAAGACAAACGACCAGCAACAGGAAACGGCGCAGGTCCCCGCGCATGTCGAGCAGGCCGATGCGGATGGCGCTCCAGACCGATCCCATCAACGCTGACCCGTGGTTTCGGTGAGTTCCCCGGCCATCATGGTGAACACCCGGTCGGCGCGGGCGGCCAGGTGGGGATCGTGGGTGATCAGCACCACCGCGGTGCCCTTTTCGCGGGCCAGGTCGAACATCAGGTCGACGACGACGGCACCGGTTTTCTGGTCGAGATTGCCGGTCGGCTCGTCGGCCAGCAGCAGCGGCGGATTGGCGACCATGGCGCGGGCCAGGCCGACGCGCTGCTGCTCACCGCCCGAGAGAGCCGAGGGCCGGTGATCGAGCCGGTTGCCCAGGCCGACGGCGGCGAGGGCTGCGGCGGCTTTTTCGCGAATTTGCGACAGCGGCAGTTCGGGCGCGGCGATTTCGAGCGCGAGGCCAACATTGTCATGCGCGGTCAGCGAGGGAATGAGGTGGAAGCTCTGGAACACGATGCCCAGCGTCCTGCGGCGGAAGCGGGCGAGATCGTCTTCGTCGAGGGCTCCCAGATCGGCACCGTTGACCTCGACCCGACCGCCAGTGGCGCGCTCGAGGCCGGCCAGCAGCATCAGCAGCGAGGTCTTGCCGCTGCCCGATGGGCCGACGATGGCCACCACTTCCGATGGGGCTACCTCCAGGGAAACGCGCTTGAGGATATGCAGCGGCTTGCCCGCAACGTCGAGAGAGTAATCAACATCGCGTGCAGCAATGATCGGCGCGTCAGCTTTAGTCACCAGAACCGTTCCCCCAGTGCCGAAGTCGTTAGTTGCGACAGTCCGGCGGTGTCTTGTATCTGTCACTCGGTAGAGAATTCGTAACAACATCGTCAGCTGTGTCAGATTTTTGCTGGCTTCGGAATCTCCGCACTGGCAGACATAAACAGAATCTGATGTCTCGGAGGGATGGAGGGGGCTTTCCGGATGAATAAGTGGTTGGGGATTGGTGTTGCGCTGGCCTTGATGCCGTTTGCCGGCGTGACGCTGGTGCAGGCACAGGCCGAGATCGCCTTGCTGGAAGCCTATGTGGGGAACTGGCAGGGCGAGGGTGCGCTTGTTGGCGGCGACGAGCCGGAACCGTTCCGCTGCCGGCTGTCCGTCGCCAAGGGCAATGCGGGCAAGGTGAACTATACCGGCCGCTGCGCGCTGGTGAATGCGACGCTCTCGATCAGCGGCACGATCGCCTACAATGAATCGGCGAAGCGCTATGAAGCGGCCATGAGCTCCAATGCCGGATTTACCGGCATCGCGATCGGCCAACAGCGGCAGGGGCAGATCAGCTTCGACCTCAAGGAGCAGCAAAAGGATCGGGCCGGCAGCGATGTACGCATCGGCTCGCGGATCCTTCTGGCAAATGGCGATATCACCGTGGACTTCGAGGTGGAGTTCAACAATTCCGGCGAGGTGCTGACCGCCTCCGTGCCCTTCAGCCAATAGCGGGCCCTGGAGGCGGCAGCGGGCTGACCGCCTCCTTGCTGTTCAGGCCGAGGGCGAGAACCAGGACAGGACGGCATAGCCGACCAGCGAGGCTACCGCGCTGACGCTGATGCCCCAGGCCAGGTCGACCACGCTGACCATCAGGGGCCAATCCTTCACCGTGGACAGGTTGGTGAAGTCATAGGTGCCGTAAGCAACCAGGCCCAGCAGCGCGCCCAGACCGAGCGCCATGAGCCATGAGCCTGCCGAGGCGGCCGGCAGCACGGCAAAGACGACGAGCCCCACCACATAGACCAGGTAGAAGGCGCCTGCGACCGGCAGGTTGGGGCTCTCGCGCAGCAATGTGCCAAGGAGGGGTTTATAGAGCCGCGGAACGGCCAGGCTCAACCAGATGAAATCAAGGGCGAAGAAGGCCACCGCGGATGCGGCATAGGCTATGACGGGTGCGGGCATGGGGTGCTCCGTGGCAAACAGGGTTTGCCAGAATGCTGGCACGGGCTGCCCGTACGGCCAACCGGACTTTGTGGCCAAAGCGGCAAAATATGGCTCCCAGGGACGAAACTTGCAGCATGCGGATTTCGTAGCTGGTTCAGACCATCCATTGGATTAGCCCGCTTCATGCATCACGATCATCATCCAGACCTCTCCCATCATCGCCGCATCGCCGTGATCGGCGCCGGTGTCGCGGGCCTCTCGGCAGCCTGGCTACTGAGCCGGAAGCACGAGGTGACGCTCTATGAAAAGGAAGATTGGTTGGGCGGGCATGCCCATACTGTCGATGTCGAGACCGCGGGCGGGCGGATGGCCATCGATACCGGCTTTATCGTCTACAACACCGACAATTACCCCAATTTCACGGCGCTGCTGCAGCATCTGGAAGTCGCGAGCGTCGAGACGCACATGTCGTTTGCCGCCTCGGTGGGCGCCGGGCGGTTCGAATATTCGAGCGACTTCCGGGGCCTGATCGGGCAGAAACGGAACCTGGCGCGGCCCGGCTACTGGCAGATGCTGGCCGATATCGTGCGCTTTTACGCCCATGCCGAGAGCCTGATCGACAGCCCGGAAATCGAAGGCATGACCCTTGGCGGTTTCCTTGACAAGCACGGCTACTCGACGCACCTGGTCGACCTGCACATCCTGCCGATGTGCGCGGCGATCTGGTCCAGTTCGGCCGACGCTATCCGCGGCTTTCCGATGCGCGCGTTCGTGCGGTTCTTTTCGAGCCACGAACTGTTCAAGCTGGGCCGGCGCGCCCTGTGGCGCACGGTCAAGGGCGGCAGCCGCAGCTATGTGGCGGCCATGGTGCGCGACTTCGGCGGCAAGGTGCGGCAGGCGCCGGCGGCGCGGGCCATCAGCCGGCAGGCCGGCCTGGTAACGGTGGAGGACGTGCACGGCGGGCGCGACGTGTTCACCGACGTGATCATGGCCAGCCATGCCGACCAGACATTGGCGATGCTCGATGATGCCGATGGGTTGGAGCGCGAAGTGCTCGGCGCTTTCAGCTACACGCATAATCGTGCCGTGTTGCACGACGATCCGAGCCTGATGCCACAGCGCAAGGCGGTTTGGGCGAGCTGGAACTATATCGGCGGCCCCGACGATGCCGGCGCAGACGCACTCTGCGTCACTTACTGGATGAACCGGCTGCAGAACCTGGACCGACGCCACCCGATCTTCGTGACCCTCAATCCGAGCCGCGAACCGCGCAAAAGCGCCGTGCTGCGCAGCTACGACTATGAGCATCCCCTGTTCAACCAGCCGGCGCTGACGGCCCAGAAGCGGCTCTGGGAGTTGCAGGGCCGGCGTGGCACCTGGTTCTGCGGCAGCTATTTCGGCTATGGCTTCCACGAGGACGGGCTGCAGTCCGGCCTGGCGGTCGCGGAGAATTTCGGAGTGACCCGCCCCTGGGTCCGCCCTGTCAACCGCATTGCCGAAGCCCCGGTTCAACTCCAGGCGGCGGAATGACGGCGAGCGCCATCTATACGGGCATGGTGGTGCACAAGCGGCTGCGCCCCAAGCGGCACAAGCTGCGCTACCGCGTCTTTGCGCTGCTGCTCGACCTGGACGAACTGCCGCGCCTGTCGCTGCGCTGGCTTGCGGTCAACCGCTGGGGACTGCTGAGCTTCCGCGAGCGCGACCACGGCGATGGCGGACCGTTGCGGCCATGGGTGGCCGCGCGGCTCGTCGAGGCCGGT comes from Devosia oryziradicis and encodes:
- a CDS encoding ABC transporter permease, with the protein product MGSVWSAIRIGLLDMRGDLRRFLLLVVCLAVGTALISGVNSVGSSITRAIDDGAAELMGGDVELSRADRLATDAERASMDTFGTVSTIVDTNLRAESASGDAFVDLTAIGPTYPLLGQVVSPQLPSGQSVHQFLAPVEDIHGALLDPVLLDQLGLAIGDSFGLGGTEFQVRGTLTKLPDGPVRGFRLGLTAIVTDAGFASVSDRTSPLPGLGSWYRYKLLLNDRDAEAGKAALETAFADSGWTVRSARDGLGQMVRYYDLFMRFLVIVGLGSLLIGGVSVWTGMQAYIAERASVIAVLRSMGASRARIFIHFFAQVAALAAVGVGIGLLIGGGAAFAVLPIIGRAVGIDLAATLHIQPLLVAAGAGFVTAFAFAYLPLQQAQTIRPVLLFRSKGLSAPPIDWRALLLSWQVLPLIAAAIAFFVLAWLMTGDAVLVAAFGLASGVSAILFQLFIRVIQFGLSRLPEPRARIPRHALRAISGSGQNAASVVVSAGMALAMLIVVLVLQTNLRQEFLGASAFDVPTLVASDLFPDEVDALAAVAGPGTDIPRFVATPMLRGALTEIAGQPAETVRTRGPEATFLLAGEVPLTYRTQLPASSRITSGEWWPADYAGPALVSLHQSLRSGLGVDLGDTLTFTIFGEPITATIASFRDYSWQGGIDFLATFSPGVIDAYPTTLFAAVTALPGREEAVERQLAADFPDVRFIEIGDTLKQITDALGQLSFAAVLVGGLAVGNGLLVLVGSLATGRRQREADTVISKVLGATRLELMATAFMQYLVLATLAALPAIVLGIGLGWLISMLMLNVDFTLNSDSLAIVLLVAIAITACLGAMTILRAASARPARLLRDL
- a CDS encoding ABC transporter ATP-binding protein — translated: MTKADAPIIAARDVDYSLDVAGKPLHILKRVSLEVAPSEVVAIVGPSGSGKTSLLMLLAGLERATGGRVEVNGADLGALDEDDLARFRRRTLGIVFQSFHLIPSLTAHDNVGLALEIAAPELPLSQIREKAAAALAAVGLGNRLDHRPSALSGGEQQRVGLARAMVANPPLLLADEPTGNLDQKTGAVVVDLMFDLAREKGTAVVLITHDPHLAARADRVFTMMAGELTETTGQR
- a CDS encoding heme-binding beta-barrel domain-containing protein translates to MNKWLGIGVALALMPFAGVTLVQAQAEIALLEAYVGNWQGEGALVGGDEPEPFRCRLSVAKGNAGKVNYTGRCALVNATLSISGTIAYNESAKRYEAAMSSNAGFTGIAIGQQRQGQISFDLKEQQKDRAGSDVRIGSRILLANGDITVDFEVEFNNSGEVLTASVPFSQ
- a CDS encoding DUF2177 family protein; amino-acid sequence: MPAPVIAYAASAVAFFALDFIWLSLAVPRLYKPLLGTLLRESPNLPVAGAFYLVYVVGLVVFAVLPAASAGSWLMALGLGALLGLVAYGTYDFTNLSTVKDWPLMVSVVDLAWGISVSAVASLVGYAVLSWFSPSA
- a CDS encoding NAD(P)/FAD-dependent oxidoreductase produces the protein MHHDHHPDLSHHRRIAVIGAGVAGLSAAWLLSRKHEVTLYEKEDWLGGHAHTVDVETAGGRMAIDTGFIVYNTDNYPNFTALLQHLEVASVETHMSFAASVGAGRFEYSSDFRGLIGQKRNLARPGYWQMLADIVRFYAHAESLIDSPEIEGMTLGGFLDKHGYSTHLVDLHILPMCAAIWSSSADAIRGFPMRAFVRFFSSHELFKLGRRALWRTVKGGSRSYVAAMVRDFGGKVRQAPAARAISRQAGLVTVEDVHGGRDVFTDVIMASHADQTLAMLDDADGLEREVLGAFSYTHNRAVLHDDPSLMPQRKAVWASWNYIGGPDDAGADALCVTYWMNRLQNLDRRHPIFVTLNPSREPRKSAVLRSYDYEHPLFNQPALTAQKRLWELQGRRGTWFCGSYFGYGFHEDGLQSGLAVAENFGVTRPWVRPVNRIAEAPVQLQAAE